In Prinia subflava isolate CZ2003 ecotype Zambia chromosome 1, Cam_Psub_1.2, whole genome shotgun sequence, the DNA window TGACAGTGCATCATCATACAAACCATTTtagatatatatacacatacaaatgtatataaaatattaatgataCACAAAGCCGCAGAGAGGGCATGTGCATGTCGCCACGAGGAGAGACACAGGGACTCAGacacgtgtgtgtgtgcacagagaTGTGGGGAAGGTGGCAAACCTACCCAGGAATCAGAAATCACCTTCCAAAGCTGTGTTTGAGGCACACTTGAACTCTTCTGGAGCTGTGCTTGTTTACACGGTTCAAGAACGTGGCTTTATTTGTGTCGGGTTTTggtaaaagcaaagaaaaaaaccacctgaGTGAGCTGTTGCTGTCCCCCTCCTCTGTACAGCTGGGGGAGTCTTCAAATGAAGGGTGGAAAAAATGGTGACATGGCACATATAGTGACCTAAATCTAAGAAGAACAGGAAGGAGGTCTAAGAGCAATAAAAGCAGAATGTTTCAGCCAATGTCTGATCTCACACAGGACATTGCAGCAGGGCTTAGAAATTACTTTGTCCCCTCTTTTCTGGCATCAATCAAAACTGGAGAGGGGTAAGAACAGCTGAATGTATCCCTACCAACTATGAAAAATGAACCCATTCCAACTGTTCttaaagaaaggtaaaaattcATCCATGTAAATTACCCTCTGGAAAGTTCTCTTCAGATCATTCCTATACAAAATATTTGGTAACTCCTTGTTGCCAGGTACAGTCTGTCTTGAAGCTGAATGTGTAGCAGGCATTGATGACAAGACCATGGCTGGGGCATGAAAGTGGCCACGGGTTCCTCATGCTCACCTCTCGTGCAGCCTCTTGGGCTGGAAGGTAACAAGCAATAAATTCTCTGCTGATTTACAAAGCAGGAGTAGAGGGCACCAATAAAGTCCCTTAAGACAACCGAGTTCTAATGTGGGAATTGAGGTGATCACCTTTGGGTCTGCAGTTCAGGCTGCTCATTTCTGGGGGATAACATGTACTAGTaatgtgtttttccttctgtggatGTATGCACCAGGCTGTGGGCACAAGCATTCACCTCTGGTGACAAAGCCACCTCATTGCCAGGCTCTCCTGCATGTTCAGTGTAGAAACACTGCTGTGCCCACGTGTCCAGTGGAGCAAGTGCCTCACAACTGGCATGAACAGCCGAGGCTTGGGGTAGTATAAGCACACATTTGTGATTCATTTTGTCATCAGTGTCCTTCCTCAGCTTCAGTGTTGTTGCTCCTGTCCTACACCTGCAAAAGTGAAAGCAGAAGGAACTCGGCATGCCTGTAATAGTATGTGTATATAGGAAATGTTTATCAAATATAGCTGCAAATGTACTCTCAAGCCACACTGGCCCAGGTACAGGCAGCTCATGGTCCCATCGAATCTGTTTTATAGTAAATACACATTCTTGCGTGCACTTGTGAATGGAAAATGTGTAAATGTAGGACAAGAGTGCTAGTCTTGTTGGGTGTTCATGTTTACTGCAAAATATCCATTCCTTATGCAGGGTGGAAATATTTATACATTAAGTTAATAAGATGGGTTATTTTTGTGAATGTTGCCCAGGAAATATTGCAGCACCAATGACTGATTTTTATACtgctgcaaatattttatttttgcctagTCTTAAAGCATGAGGGTGTtcagggagagaaaggaaatatttggaaGAGGAAGCTAAgtagaagtttttaaaaagaggtTTTTCATCAGATGTGTTTGGAGTTAAAATCTATTTGTCATCAAAGTTTTGATTCTAACTGAAGCTACAGTACCTGCAGCAGAACCCACCATGGAGAAAGATTTTGGTGGACTCTTCTGCACTCTGCAGTGTTGCAGCCTCTGGTCTCCATTCTGcaaaaagtaacattttttgTATCTTAAGATTGGttccactgaaataaaagtAACTCAAAGCACTTAGTGAAATGACTGGTTGGATAGGAAGTAAAGGCTCTCCACACCTTTGTGGGCCTGGTCCCTCATTAAATGGCAAatgccaggaaaaaagaagatggCTGCAAATTTTGACTGGCTAGTTTTAATTCATctcagtgctttaaaaaaaatcaagtgcaACACTTATGAGTAGAGCCACAAAATCTGCAAGGGGACATCTTCTGTGCAAGCaacatgggatttttttttatatctaaGAGAGGGACATTTGGATATTTTCCAAACAATTtaagaagatgaaaaatgtgCTTAAGGAGACTTCCCACACATATCCCTATCAACTCTCTCAACTGTACATCATACTTTTCTAAATAACTAAaactttaaagagaaataaaaatgaattacaTTGTAACTTTTATATGCAGAGAAATGAGGGGTTGCTTAACAAAAAGTGGGGGTTTATTGAATAGGAcgagaaaatatttattcaaagaTGAGTCAACAATACCCTTTTTCTATACTTTAAACTCAATTCATGCCTCACAGAGTATATTACAAGGGTATTTCTTCTATCTTTTGTATTCCTACTCACCTGTCTAGTGACACAAACAAGGCATGTTATGATGTCAATACCAGTAGCACCCTTGCAGGTGGAAATGTTCTACTTCTTACCACCAAAGCAACTTAGAACCTTCTAGGCACGGTGGGTGGGTCCCATCTCACCCCAGCTGTCCATGAAGTCATCTGAGATGGGTCCCTCCACCTTTAGTTGAGTTCAATCTTCTCAAAAGAGTCAAATAACACTAGAAATCAAAAAGACAAACATCTGGTAGAAGAGCCCCAAGCTCAGGGTGTTAAGAGAGAAAGCCtggccactgctgcctgctgtgtcCTCGTCATGTGGAGCATCCTGTGTGTGGTTAAGAGTTCTGGCAAGGGGGGCCTTGCAACAAGCATCAGTTCAGGGAAGGGATTTCAGCTATGTGACTACAAAAGCTCCTACTTACATTACTAAAGGTTTTTGGTGATCAAACATTTTCAGTAAAAACTCATTTTAGAAAACTGAGTTACAATGCATGCTACCAAAATGAAATCCCTGTTCTTGTGGGAGAACATTGCTGAAACTCTGATTCTCTTGTAACTTTCACTGTCCAGCTGCTTTTTGTTGCTGTCATGACTCGTGCAGCTCCAGTAACGCAGCTGTTGAGGCTCGATCTGTGCCAGTGTTTTAACCCATGTGGAAACGGTGCTCCCCTCGAGTTATGTGGGAAGAGAATTCGtacctgtcctggctgtggtAGCCACACATGTTGCATTCAAAAGGATCACGGAACCCATGGCAGCCCATATGGATCGTGTACATCACATGATCCAAGAAAAGGACTCGACAATGTTCACACTTGTAAACCCTTACTTGCTCCCCATTGCTGCTGATCACTTTGAAAGCATCCTGGGAATTGTCAGTACCTGCTCTCAGGACATCATACtgcctgttttcttcttttatagAGATGCCATTTCTTGCATGAGCACCTATGTGGTTTGTCAGGTAGATCAAACCACTGCGCTCCTCATTATTGCTCTCTGTATCTGTTGAGTCTTGGCAGCTGTTGCTGGGAGAGACATCTCGTTCAGAGGAGACCGACTTGGTTTTGGAAAGCAGCAACAAGTTTTCCACTGCGTTGTCCTGAGGGAGGTTGGAGCGAATCTGACTGTCCCCGAGAGGTTTGTGGAGCTGATACATGGGGCTGATGACGGGCACCACCTCAGAGCCACCCGGCGGTGTCTGGACGAGGGGACGCAGGGACTCTGCTCCCAGGTAACTGATGGCGTTGTTGATGGCCTGGTCAATCACGTGCGTCTGCATGAGTTCGTTCTCCTTCTCGTAGTTGATGCTGGCGTCGTATGGAAGATCGGGCAAACATTTGTCACCTGCAGTGAGAAACAGTGAGGAGTTAGAGGGCTGATTTCTACATGGTTAAGGAAATGAACACTATAGATTAATAAAACAGGGAAGAAGAGAGTTGACCGAATCCACCTCTGAAATCCACCTAAGGTATTCACAGTTCTAATACGACTGCTCAGAAAAGTGGTGGGTTGGCAGTTGTTTTTAGCACGCAAAATAATTTGAGGGCTTTGGAAAAGCAAATGGATGAAAGAAATTCTGGAAATAATTATACAGGGATTCATGGGAGCTACATATCTACTGCTTTGCCAtgtctttctcctttctcactGGTGTCTCTCATCTGCCTCCTACAGGGAGCAGAGGCACTGCCCTTGTGGCTGGTGAAACCACACAGCCACAGTGAGCCTGGCCTGATGCTTCAGAACATGAAGcaaattttcaatatttttaccTAACATATGACATTCTTAGACTGGAAATTATATGGTTTAGTTTCAGACCTTCAGTTTCTTAGAAATAACCACATCAGTAATGTGGTCATATATTTCTCGTTTTGGAGTAAAATCAATAAAAACTTTATTTGTTATATTGCTACCATCCCCACACACCTACCATAAGGCATGTTAGACATGCCTTACATTACCAGAAACTACCCGTGTTCCtaaatattttgtgttaaaaTCTTGTTGGTACAGGAGTAACCAAGAATTACGGAAAAGATTTAGGTGCGTTTGTAGTTGGATCGTGTTTTTTCTACAAGGTAGAAAGCCCTATCTGGAGCAAGGTTACTTGTTACTGGTAACTTTGATTCTGATGGGATACCAAAGGTGAGggataaatctttttttttttttttaatcagactGCACTAATGTATATTTAGCTGGATATCCCAGCATTGAACATTGAGTTTCACTACAATTTACCCCCAAATAACTGGACAGATAGCAAAACATAGAAGGCAAAAGCTAggagtggaaaaaactatttaaatgCACAGATGCTGACTATATGAACTTGAGCAAACTTCTCTAACAGTATAAACCACCAAAGTTTTTACCAGGCCCTTAATAAATTCATGCAAATGTAAAGAGGTGAAAGACTTTCACAGGCTCCCAAGTTCTACCAATAACATATTGTTGATAGTCTGGATGGATTTTCTAGCTCTTCAGATCTTGGGAAACACTAAAAgccaaaaacatctctgtgaaGTTCTGTCACCATTTCCCAATCCCCATGGAATTTACTGGTAGGTCTTGGAAAGTCCTATTTGTCAAATGAAATACTAACAGAAGCATGGAAATTTTACCAGAAGATCTGCACATTAATTTATCAACAATGTTCCACTGAGTTTCTACTCAGATTGACCATTCAAAGTCAGTGAAGAGACCAAAAACTCTCTAGCACTACATTTCTGCAATGATGGGGGCTAAAGTGTAGGAAGTCCTGTGGTCTACATTTCCCACAAGATATGGTTTCATACCAGCTCCATGCTCTgcaagcagagaaataaaaccctGAGCATTGCATAAGTTCCTATCGGGTATGTAGGGTACAGAGACTTTCTAGCTGCCGTGCTACACAAGCTTCCAGTTCCTCTTGGTTTCTTTCCCAATCATTCTGCCAATTTGGGCTGCattcttttttaattccagATTTATCCTTTATAATGCTATACTTTTCAGGCAGAGTTGCCTAAGATTCCAAATAGGCATTGTAAAAGACTCTTgaattaaatacagaaaagctCTCCTAACATAAATGTATACACTTTATTCAAGGAGGAAAAGATGAAGCCAAAATCATTCATATTCCATGGGCACTGCCCATCACTGAAAAATGGGTCTGGTCTTCATTATAAACAAAATCTTGGGCATTCAGAAAGCATGATTTTAATATCTGTTTCTTTGGTAGTATTTGCTTTATGTAGCATAGCTTGTTGGTAGTTGTGCTGAGAGGATCAAgtattcagaattttttttttccaagcaaagTGTCTGAAACAGACACAAAGTTAGGGTAGGCAGGCACCATTTTGATATCTGGGCAATGCCATAATACTTGcactcattaaaaataatagctCATTTCTGTGGTTATTAGAGCATAAGTAAATTAAACTGCTAATGGTTTGATGCACTTCAAGGTTTGCACTGCTCAGGATTGAGCTACAGGTACTTAAACAGTCAAAAATGCACTCAGTGCATGTGTGCACCTTTTCTCTTAGTATTTTTTAATCCTTCTCTTGGCTGCCTATTCTTTTGAACATTATAATCACATGTCAACCTTTCATGCAGTTGTCACTCTCTGGTTTGGATGGCCcattttttggtggtttggaATACAGAGAGAATTTTACAGGTAACTGGCTGAATTTGTCGAACAATCTTATTTTTGAAAGGTAATTAATTTAGTCTTGAGATCAACTAGTGAAACAGAAGATGCTCTTTATGTGAAGGACACCATTTTCTCCTTCTTGCTGGAATTCAGCACAGGTATTGGGGTGACGTGATAATCTACAGGAGCAATAAACATGTTTTAGTACCCAAAAGCTCTCCTCAACAGCCAGCCCAACCTTGTGTTAATCAGGAATTTCTCTATTGTATGAAGCAGCAGATGAAGActggaaaggaaaggattttGGAGCATTTTCTTGTTAgaaaatttttccttctgaaggtTAGCAAATGTCCATAAATATCTATTGTCAGTAAGTTGTCTTCCTACACTGCACCCTGAAACACTGTCAGGAAACTCTGCCCTCCTAAAACTCACAGTTAAACTGGCTTTCTTTAGTGTTTCTCAGGgtgaacagagaaaaagagcCAGTCCAAAATGAAATAGCTGATCCACACCCAAGGATACATTGCAGATAGTATACTTGTTAgtatcttttaaatttttgcaCTCTGCACCTAGAACTTTCATTGAATTAGTATGTTGGCTAATGCAAACAGTTACTAGAGTGTCTAAACTAGTCTGGTTGGCCTTACATATATGTTATCGTTGATATATTTTTGGTATCTATCTACTAAAACTTTTGCCCTTTTATAAGAATGAACATTTCTTATCTTTGACTACCTCCTAGAATTGTTGTCTTTGGACTTGAAAAAAGCCTcggaatttaatttaaaaccttttGTTGCACCTTCTGACACAGCTGAAACTCCGCTTTCCTCATGTAGTAAATACTAATTTTCCATTCACCTGTGTCCTTCTTGAAGAAAgtacatttgcattttctgtccCATAAAATGGTCTTTTTTTGTCTTGACTTTTGACTGAAGACCTTCTTAATGTGCATTTTGTTTCAGAGACTTTAATCTGATTGTCTCCtatagaatattttttaagtgtacagagaattaaaaaaaacctaactaGATGCGAGTATATGTTGTCCTCTGATCTcccatgtttttatttcttgaagaCTAACCTTACATAGCTGACAAAATATTGTCCGTGGATCTCACAAAAGTGGTGTAATCCCTACTTAGCACAGGACTACTAAACAGAACAATATGTGTAGCCTTCATTTTTATAGGCTTAATGTCAAATTTTTCATTGTCAAGACAAGAACTGCTTCGTGTAAATGGGCATGAAGTTTTTGCATCGTTCGTAGAATGTACACAAAGTTTTCATTTAGGTACTGTTTTCAGACATATCAGTTTGGgctgtaaaaataaacagattttatcAAAGGGTGAAGAATATTACCCAGTCTATGTTCAACTATTCAcaaatgctttcaaaaacaCCAATGTGCCCAGATCTGAATGTCATTCAAGAATTCAATAAAATAACTCTGCAAGTGTGATCAAATGTTATCCCAACAGGAAACTTCTATTCCTGTCTTCAGGTTCTTAAGGCAACTTCAAGAACCTGTTCAGATTTTCTAATGATCTGATCTGTAAgcttttaaaaaggcagaaaaaaacttGAATCTCCAAATGTGAAAAATTATACATGCAGAAATTTATGCTGGAGATatttagttggttttttttctcccccaacACATTTCTGTATCTGCTTCTATAGAGATACATATTGTTAATTTAGTAAAACAAGtaaaattataaaacaaaagtgaaaatgctagaaagtgatttttagggggctttgttttattttatttttaggagaCAGCAAACGTTTAACTCTTACCAACAAATTTCTGAGGCATAGAGCTCTTACGTTTGGCGACGTTACTTGCTAGTCTATCCAGCACGAGGGCTCTTTCTGACCCTATCTTGCACAGGTCTTCAGCCATTTCACTCTGGTTACTTTCGTCTTTTATGACTGAAATCAAATGACATCAAAAGGGTTAGGCAGGTTCCATTTTAATGGAACTGTTTGTTGTCTTAGGTTATTGTTTGTCAGTCAATGTCTTTTAGCTCTGAAGCAGCTGGACAAAGGAGTTCAGCATATGAGACACAGGACAATTCTGACTCTTGGTAACAAATTCCCTCAATCTGATTAATCTATGTTCATGCTGATGTTTTCCTCATTTAGGACACAAAGATGAGATAGCAACTGCAAGGTTTCTGCCTGTATGTCACATAATCATTCTACTCTTGTTCTACAGcactctgcatttctgtgaatAAATGAGGTCCTAACTTTATCCTGGACACAAAGCAGTTCATCTTTCCACTCTCCCACTGAAACCCCCCGCAATGTCCTTCTGCACCTCTCCCAGTGAACCCCCTGTATGATAATTGcttcctcagcaggaaaaattGATAAACTTATCAACTCCAGCAGTGGAAGATGTACTTGCAAGCTACACCAACCCTTGTCTCCAGCCCCTTTTATCCTGCATCAAATATTTCAATACTTCCTTGATGCTATTTTagattttaatgattttaattGATAAAATCACACCTTCAGTAGGAACACTGTATTCCAATACTCAAACCTGTTTCCcaacctcctgctgctgctgggactcTGTAGAATTAGGAGCTTAACTGTGAGGCTCTAGGAAAAGGAGACTATTTCACTTTCAGTACATTTTACTTCAGTACTTTCCTGCAGAAACAAAAGGGTTGTATGAAAATGCACTGTCAAAACAACCACTGTGAAAAAGGTATGGAAAGTATTTCTGACTTCCGGCATTTAAGAGGAAGGTGAATGCACTGAGATCACAGCACAACTGTTTTGCTggtgagttttttgtttgtggggtttgggggtttttgtttgtttgtcaaTGGAAAAAAAGGTGTTAACTTTACTTTTATCTTCTACTAGGATATCGACATTTTTCCTGGACTTTTGAGTTGCTGTTGAAGGAAGACACAAAATATGACTTTGATTCTTTGAGCTGTTTCAATAAAGTGCCCTACTCTGctacatttttccttctgtgcctgCTGAGAATCTGTTTTCTCACTGGATTTACTGGTTCACAGGACCCATTACTCTGGTACCTGGGTGTTTCTCAATAGCTGAGAACAGATCGTTGCGATCCGTTGTTATTCTGACAATACACTACAGTCATAAAATGATGATTGTGAAAATTTTGTTGTTCCTGAAATCTATGAAATCAGGTCTGATGGATAACTGTGAGGAGCAGGTGAAGTGTCCTATTCAACAGCACCCTGCAACCAAACTGAGGAGTACAAAAACTGCTCTTGAGTCACTGCTACAGCAGCTCATACTGCCGTGACAGTGATAGAGACAATGAAAATGCCAGTGCCAATGGCAGTTACATGG includes these proteins:
- the IKZF1 gene encoding DNA-binding protein Ikaros isoform X5, whose amino-acid sequence is METDEAQDMSQVSGKESPPTSDVPDDPDEPMPIPEDLSTSTGGQQSSKNDRILGERPFQCNQCGASFTQKGNLLRHIKLHSGEKPFKCHLCNYACRRRDALTGHLRTHSVGKPHKCGYCGRSYKQRSSLEEHKERCHNYLQTMNLSSSIYPVIKDESNQSEMAEDLCKIGSERALVLDRLASNVAKRKSSMPQKFVGDKCLPDLPYDASINYEKENELMQTHVIDQAINNAISYLGAESLRPLVQTPPGGSEVVPVISPMYQLHKPLGDSQIRSNLPQDNAVENLLLLSKTKSVSSERDVSPSNSCQDSTDTESNNEERSGLIYLTNHIGAHARNGISIKEENRQYDVLRAGTDNSQDAFKVISSNGEQVRVYKCEHCRVLFLDHVMYTIHMGCHGFRDPFECNMCGYHSQDRYEFSSHITRGEHRFHMG
- the IKZF1 gene encoding DNA-binding protein Ikaros isoform X1; translated protein: METDEAQDMSQVSGKESPPTSDVPDDPDEPMPIPEDLSTSTGGQQSSKNDRILAAYGAEGFRDFHAIIPKSFSTGNIKIETQSDEENGRACEMNGEECAEDLRMLDAAGEKMNGSHNGPGSKALSGVGGIRLPNGKLKCDICGIICIGPNVLMVHKRSHTGERPFQCNQCGASFTQKGNLLRHIKLHSGEKPFKCHLCNYACRRRDALTGHLRTHSVGKPHKCGYCGRSYKQRSSLEEHKERCHNYLQTMNLSSSIYPVIKDESNQSEMAEDLCKIGSERALVLDRLASNVAKRKSSMPQKFVGDKCLPDLPYDASINYEKENELMQTHVIDQAINNAISYLGAESLRPLVQTPPGGSEVVPVISPMYQLHKPLGDSQIRSNLPQDNAVENLLLLSKTKSVSSERDVSPSNSCQDSTDTESNNEERSGLIYLTNHIGAHARNGISIKEENRQYDVLRAGTDNSQDAFKVISSNGEQVRVYKCEHCRVLFLDHVMYTIHMGCHGFRDPFECNMCGYHSQDRYEFSSHITRGEHRFHMG
- the IKZF1 gene encoding DNA-binding protein Ikaros isoform X2, whose product is METDEAQDMSQVSGKESPPTSDVPDDPDEPMPIPEDLSTSTGGQQSSKNDRILAGNIKIETQSDEENGRACEMNGEECAEDLRMLDAAGEKMNGSHNGPGSKALSGVGGIRLPNGKLKCDICGIICIGPNVLMVHKRSHTGERPFQCNQCGASFTQKGNLLRHIKLHSGEKPFKCHLCNYACRRRDALTGHLRTHSVGKPHKCGYCGRSYKQRSSLEEHKERCHNYLQTMNLSSSIYPVIKDESNQSEMAEDLCKIGSERALVLDRLASNVAKRKSSMPQKFVGDKCLPDLPYDASINYEKENELMQTHVIDQAINNAISYLGAESLRPLVQTPPGGSEVVPVISPMYQLHKPLGDSQIRSNLPQDNAVENLLLLSKTKSVSSERDVSPSNSCQDSTDTESNNEERSGLIYLTNHIGAHARNGISIKEENRQYDVLRAGTDNSQDAFKVISSNGEQVRVYKCEHCRVLFLDHVMYTIHMGCHGFRDPFECNMCGYHSQDRYEFSSHITRGEHRFHMG
- the IKZF1 gene encoding DNA-binding protein Ikaros isoform X6, which encodes METDEAQDMSQVSGKESPPTSDVPDDPDEPMPIPEDLSTSTGGQQSSKNDRILGERPFQCNQCGASFTQKGNLLRHIKLHSGEKPFKCHLCNYACRRRDALTGHLRTHSVGKPHKCGYCGRSYKQRSSLEEHKERCHNYLQTMNLSSSIYPGDKCLPDLPYDASINYEKENELMQTHVIDQAINNAISYLGAESLRPLVQTPPGGSEVVPVISPMYQLHKPLGDSQIRSNLPQDNAVENLLLLSKTKSVSSERDVSPSNSCQDSTDTESNNEERSGLIYLTNHIGAHARNGISIKEENRQYDVLRAGTDNSQDAFKVISSNGEQVRVYKCEHCRVLFLDHVMYTIHMGCHGFRDPFECNMCGYHSQDRYEFSSHITRGEHRFHMG